In Deinococcus sp. QL22, the following are encoded in one genomic region:
- the thrS gene encoding threonine--tRNA ligase — MHVFLPDGKQLDLNAGATALDAAKAIGPRLAQDALAATANGDLVDLMTPLPEGARITLITKKNPAEAAPLFRHSLGHVMSQAVGEFYDRKGFGPEAVKRGVGPSIENGFYQDFDLPEPLKEEELPQIEAIMREILGRNLDFSRAEVSKAEALARFAYDPYKAELIGALPEDEPITFYTQGNYTDMCRGPHFPSTGKLPAAFKLMSTSGAYWRGNEKNPILQRVYGVAFASQKELDEYLTRLEEAKRRDHRKLGREMELFTIDPLVGRGLPLWLPNGTILREELMRFLREQQFQRDYQGVITPNIGNLELYKTSGHYQNYGDSNFSPITVDDEQYMLKPMNCPHHVRIYASKPRSYRDLPVRLAEFGTVYRYEQSGELNGLTRVRGFTQDDAHIFCRPDQLKKEFLDVLDLTVLVLKTFGMNDVRFRVGTRDPEGSKYVGSDENWAAAERGIMEAVEEVGLPYTVEPGDAAFYGPKLDFVVRDVIGREWQLGTIQVDYNLPERFDISYVGEDGQDHRPVMIHRAPFGSLERFVGILIEHYGGDFPLWLAPRQIALIPIADRHNAYAESLAAEFKRVGLRAEVDDSTNRMNAKVRNAELSKIPVMLVVGDQEQERREVSVRERTPEGHKERKGVGFDALLAELQERYNTRA; from the coding sequence ATGCACGTATTTTTACCGGATGGAAAACAACTGGACTTGAACGCTGGCGCAACCGCGCTGGACGCCGCCAAAGCAATCGGCCCCCGCCTCGCGCAGGATGCACTGGCCGCCACCGCCAACGGCGACCTCGTAGACCTGATGACGCCGCTGCCCGAGGGCGCACGCATCACGCTGATTACCAAAAAGAATCCTGCCGAGGCCGCGCCCCTGTTCCGGCACTCGCTGGGCCACGTGATGAGTCAGGCGGTGGGCGAATTTTATGACCGCAAAGGCTTCGGCCCCGAAGCGGTCAAGCGCGGTGTCGGCCCCAGCATCGAAAACGGCTTTTATCAGGATTTTGACCTGCCAGAGCCGCTGAAAGAAGAGGAACTCCCCCAGATCGAAGCCATCATGCGTGAGATTCTGGGCCGCAATCTGGACTTCTCGCGGGCAGAGGTGAGCAAGGCCGAAGCCTTGGCCCGCTTTGCCTACGATCCCTACAAGGCTGAACTGATCGGTGCATTGCCGGAAGACGAGCCGATCACGTTCTACACGCAGGGCAACTACACTGACATGTGCCGTGGGCCGCACTTTCCCAGCACAGGCAAACTGCCAGCCGCCTTCAAGCTGATGAGTACGTCGGGTGCGTACTGGCGCGGCAACGAGAAGAACCCGATTTTGCAGCGCGTGTACGGCGTGGCGTTTGCGTCCCAAAAAGAACTGGACGAGTACCTGACGCGCCTAGAAGAAGCCAAGCGCCGCGATCACCGCAAACTGGGCCGCGAGATGGAACTGTTTACCATTGACCCGCTGGTGGGGCGCGGTCTGCCGCTGTGGTTGCCCAACGGCACCATCCTGCGCGAGGAACTGATGCGGTTCCTGCGGGAACAGCAGTTTCAGCGCGATTATCAGGGCGTCATTACCCCCAATATCGGCAATCTGGAACTGTACAAAACCAGCGGGCATTATCAGAACTACGGCGACAGCAACTTCAGCCCAATTACCGTAGACGACGAGCAGTACATGCTCAAGCCCATGAACTGCCCCCACCATGTGCGGATCTATGCCTCCAAGCCGCGCAGTTACCGCGACCTGCCTGTGCGCCTGGCCGAATTCGGCACGGTGTACCGCTACGAGCAGTCCGGGGAACTGAACGGCCTGACGCGGGTGCGCGGCTTCACGCAGGACGATGCCCACATTTTTTGCCGCCCCGATCAACTCAAAAAAGAGTTCCTGGACGTGCTGGATTTGACGGTGCTGGTGCTGAAGACCTTCGGCATGAACGACGTGCGCTTCCGCGTGGGCACCCGTGATCCCGAAGGCAGCAAGTACGTGGGCAGCGATGAAAACTGGGCCGCCGCCGAGCGCGGGATTATGGAAGCGGTGGAAGAAGTGGGCCTGCCCTACACGGTGGAGCCCGGCGACGCGGCATTTTACGGCCCCAAGCTGGACTTCGTGGTGCGCGACGTGATCGGGCGCGAGTGGCAGCTCGGCACCATTCAGGTGGATTACAACCTGCCCGAACGCTTCGACATTTCCTATGTGGGCGAGGACGGCCAGGATCACCGCCCCGTCATGATTCACCGTGCGCCGTTTGGCAGCCTGGAGCGCTTTGTAGGCATTCTGATCGAGCACTACGGCGGAGATTTCCCGCTGTGGCTGGCCCCGCGCCAGATCGCGCTGATTCCGATTGCGGATCGCCACAACGCGTACGCCGAGAGTCTCGCCGCCGAATTTAAGCGCGTGGGCCTGCGGGCCGAGGTGGACGATTCCACCAACCGCATGAACGCCAAGGTTCGCAACGCTGAGCTGAGCAAGATTCCGGTGATGCTGGTGGTGGGCGATCAGGAGCAGGAACGCCGTGAAGTCAGCGTGCGTGAACGGACGCCGGAAGGGCACAAGGAACGCAAAGGCGTGGGCTTTGATGCCTTGCTGGCCGAGTTGCAGGAGCGCTACAACACGCGGGCCTAA
- the yvcK gene encoding uridine diphosphate-N-acetylglucosamine-binding protein YvcK, with protein sequence MGVKRWLVLFAACTFAGALGFLHFTWTGPLHFTATRWILWLNRFMEPEVMPLYVVGVGLMVLALGGAFWSIAMLNRSMLRGTGTAPGTPVVDLIYERRHLARGARVVTVGGGTGLSNLLMGLKVHTGNITAVVTVADDGGSSGRLRESLDMIAPGDLNDCYAALSDSPVLARLLLHRFGRGDGIEGHTFGNLMLATLSEEQGGLGAAMQDIHDVLRVRGQVFPATTQPTTLVAGLDDGREIRGESQLASSVGKARIREVRLDPPDLPALPAVLDAIKEAEMIVLGPGSLFTSIIPALLIPEIAQAVCDSAAPLVYVASLMTEPGETTGLTLEDHVTAIYAHLGRMPDCVLMNSEPVPQPVRERYAAEGASVLDLTGASRDLRGRVRSAPLLQDGQARHDPAALAAALLNLIARARSAA encoded by the coding sequence ATGGGCGTCAAGCGCTGGCTGGTGCTGTTTGCCGCCTGCACCTTTGCCGGGGCGCTGGGATTCCTGCACTTTACGTGGACTGGGCCGCTGCATTTTACGGCCACGCGCTGGATTCTGTGGCTGAACAGATTCATGGAGCCGGAAGTGATGCCGCTGTACGTGGTGGGCGTGGGCCTGATGGTGCTGGCCTTGGGCGGCGCGTTCTGGAGTATTGCCATGCTGAACCGCTCTATGCTGCGCGGCACGGGTACGGCTCCCGGCACACCTGTAGTTGACCTGATCTACGAACGCCGTCATCTGGCACGCGGCGCACGGGTGGTCACGGTAGGCGGCGGCACGGGCCTATCTAACCTCCTGATGGGCCTGAAAGTTCACACGGGCAACATTACGGCAGTGGTCACGGTGGCCGACGACGGCGGCTCCAGCGGACGCCTGCGCGAATCGCTGGACATGATCGCGCCCGGCGACCTGAACGATTGTTACGCGGCCCTGAGCGACAGCCCGGTACTGGCCCGCCTGCTGCTGCACCGTTTTGGGCGCGGCGACGGCATTGAAGGCCACACCTTCGGGAACCTGATGCTGGCAACGCTGAGTGAAGAACAGGGGGGGTTGGGCGCGGCCATGCAGGACATTCATGACGTGCTGCGCGTGCGTGGGCAAGTGTTTCCGGCCACCACACAGCCCACCACCCTGGTTGCGGGGCTGGACGATGGGCGTGAGATTCGCGGCGAAAGCCAACTGGCAAGCAGCGTGGGCAAGGCCCGCATCCGCGAAGTGCGCCTTGATCCGCCCGATTTGCCTGCTCTGCCCGCCGTGCTGGACGCCATCAAGGAAGCCGAAATGATCGTGCTGGGGCCGGGCAGCCTGTTTACCAGCATCATTCCGGCCCTGCTGATTCCTGAAATCGCGCAGGCGGTGTGCGACTCTGCCGCGCCGCTGGTGTACGTGGCCAGCCTGATGACCGAACCCGGCGAAACCACGGGCCTGACACTGGAAGACCACGTGACCGCCATCTACGCGCACCTTGGCCGAATGCCCGACTGCGTGCTGATGAACAGCGAGCCTGTGCCCCAGCCCGTGCGCGAGCGCTACGCCGCCGAGGGTGCGTCGGTGCTGGATTTGACGGGAGCCAGCCGCGACCTGCGGGGCCGGGTTCGCAGCGCCCCCCTGTTGCAAGATGGACAGGCCCGCCACGATCCTGCGGCGCTGGCGGCAGCCCTGCTGAATCTGATCGCCCGCGCCCGGAGTGCGGCGTAG
- the rapZ gene encoding RNase adapter RapZ, with amino-acid sequence MPFVVVSGLSGSGKSTALRTLEDAGFFITDNLPPELWGAMHDLSVARKLDKVAVSTDARTRDFLGALEDSYVRLSRRREDLHVLFLEANAEVLLKRYNLTRREHPLGESLMVDFARERDLLAPLRAIADTVIDTTPLSAAQLSERVMRLFRLEQEFDLRLMSFGFKHAPPRDADLVIDVRTLPNPYYDPELRPRTGLEADVAGYVFQDQASHDFYNEVRDFVRLAASRAKASGRRGYTVAVGCTGGQHRSVAVTARLAADLADLDAHVTDHRDMKLHEDL; translated from the coding sequence ATGCCGTTTGTAGTCGTCTCAGGATTGTCGGGAAGTGGAAAGAGTACCGCGCTCAGAACGCTGGAGGACGCGGGGTTCTTCATCACCGACAACCTGCCCCCAGAGTTGTGGGGAGCCATGCACGACCTCTCGGTGGCGCGGAAGCTGGACAAGGTGGCTGTGAGTACCGACGCCCGCACCCGCGACTTTTTGGGGGCGCTGGAAGACAGCTATGTGCGCCTGTCTCGCCGCCGCGAAGACCTGCATGTGCTGTTTCTGGAGGCCAACGCGGAGGTGCTGCTGAAGCGGTACAACCTGACCCGCCGCGAGCACCCTCTGGGCGAATCGCTGATGGTGGACTTTGCCCGCGAGCGCGATCTGCTGGCCCCGCTGCGGGCTATTGCCGATACAGTCATTGACACGACGCCCCTGAGTGCGGCGCAACTGAGCGAGCGGGTGATGCGGTTGTTCCGGCTGGAGCAGGAATTTGATCTGCGGCTGATGAGCTTCGGCTTCAAGCACGCGCCGCCGCGTGACGCCGATCTGGTGATTGACGTACGGACGCTTCCCAATCCCTATTACGATCCGGAATTGCGCCCCAGAACGGGACTGGAGGCGGATGTGGCGGGATACGTGTTTCAGGATCAGGCCTCGCACGACTTTTACAATGAAGTGCGCGATTTTGTGCGGCTGGCGGCGTCGCGGGCCAAGGCGTCCGGGCGGCGCGGCTACACGGTGGCGGTGGGCTGCACGGGCGGGCAACACCGCAGCGTGGCCGTCACGGCCCGGCTGGCTGCTGATCTGGCCGATCTGGACGCCCACGTGACCGATCACCGCGACATGAAACTGCACGAGGATTTATGA
- the metG gene encoding methionine--tRNA ligase: MTNQPEKGAFYITTAIDYANGAPHIGHVYEKILADAIARYMRLAGREVQFVTGTDEHGEKIAKAAAKAGQTPQAFVDDLSLRAFKGLWDRLEISYDDFIRTTEGRHKRYVQEVLTRVHDAGDIYFAEYEGLYSVGAERYVTDKELLEGPDGVRRYPGDKDPPELRREANYFFKMEKYQAWLLEHIEANPDFIQPAGYRNEVLEMLREPIGDLSISRPKSRVPWGIELPWDADHVTYVWFDALLNYVSAPVSRGQSPDVIGTAWHVIGKDILKPHAVFWPTMLRAAGLPLYRKLVVHSHILAEDGRKMGKSLGNAIDPEQLVRDHPVDAIRYTLLREATLGADSAYGEGILVSRLSSDLANDLGNLLSRTVSMVQKYRGGVVPQAHVPSEREHGIEAAALALPAEILRLVNDLKINMAIEAAMNFVRDLNRYIAESAPWTLAKSEDTQQRLDTVLYTAVEGLRVASVCLEAVIPAKAKELRAQLGLGGQTYTLTGAWGLTPAGTRVLGGAILFPKPESLKSDSAETSAPIAKKEKQTMTQTQDKQTEDKPAAPAQTVPTHAASSDTPAAQEALISIDDFARIDLRVAEVLAAEAVAKADKLLKLTVKMGDEVRTVVSGIRKWYAPEDLVGRKVILVANLKPAKLRGIESQGMILAAEDAEGNLDLVGLTLDLPSGTKVR; the protein is encoded by the coding sequence ATGACGAATCAACCTGAGAAGGGCGCGTTTTACATCACCACCGCCATCGACTACGCCAACGGTGCGCCGCACATCGGCCACGTCTACGAAAAAATCTTGGCCGACGCCATTGCCCGCTATATGCGTCTGGCAGGGCGGGAAGTGCAGTTTGTGACCGGCACCGACGAACACGGCGAAAAGATTGCCAAAGCCGCCGCCAAAGCAGGGCAGACACCGCAGGCCTTTGTGGACGACCTGAGCCTGCGGGCCTTCAAGGGGCTGTGGGATCGCCTCGAAATCAGCTACGACGACTTTATCCGCACCACCGAGGGCCGCCACAAACGCTATGTGCAGGAAGTGCTGACGCGGGTTCACGACGCCGGGGACATCTATTTCGCCGAATATGAGGGGCTGTATTCGGTGGGTGCCGAGCGGTACGTGACCGACAAGGAACTCCTAGAAGGCCCGGACGGCGTGCGGCGCTACCCCGGCGACAAAGACCCGCCAGAGCTTCGGCGCGAGGCCAATTATTTTTTCAAGATGGAGAAGTATCAGGCGTGGCTGCTGGAACATATCGAGGCCAACCCGGACTTTATTCAGCCCGCCGGATACCGCAACGAAGTGCTGGAAATGCTGCGCGAGCCGATTGGCGACCTGAGCATCAGCCGCCCCAAATCGCGTGTGCCATGGGGCATAGAACTGCCCTGGGACGCCGACCACGTGACCTACGTGTGGTTCGACGCCCTGCTGAACTACGTGTCTGCACCCGTGAGCCGGGGCCAGTCGCCCGACGTGATCGGCACCGCTTGGCACGTGATCGGCAAGGACATTCTGAAGCCGCACGCCGTGTTCTGGCCGACCATGCTGCGGGCGGCAGGCCTGCCGCTGTACCGCAAACTCGTCGTCCACAGCCACATTCTGGCCGAAGACGGACGCAAGATGGGCAAGAGCCTGGGCAACGCGATAGACCCCGAACAACTGGTGCGCGACCACCCAGTCGACGCGATCCGGTACACCTTGCTGCGCGAGGCCACGTTGGGCGCAGACAGCGCGTATGGCGAGGGCATTCTGGTGTCTCGCCTCAGCAGCGACCTTGCCAACGACCTCGGTAATCTGCTGTCCCGCACGGTCAGCATGGTGCAGAAGTACCGGGGCGGCGTGGTTCCGCAGGCACACGTTCCCAGCGAGCGCGAACACGGCATAGAAGCGGCGGCGTTGGCCCTGCCCGCCGAGATTTTGCGGCTGGTGAACGACCTGAAAATCAATATGGCGATAGAAGCGGCCATGAATTTTGTGCGCGATCTGAACCGCTACATCGCCGAAAGTGCGCCGTGGACGCTGGCGAAATCTGAAGACACCCAGCAGCGACTGGACACCGTGCTGTACACCGCCGTCGAGGGTTTGCGCGTGGCGAGCGTGTGCCTGGAAGCCGTGATTCCGGCCAAAGCCAAAGAACTCCGGGCACAGTTGGGACTGGGCGGGCAGACCTACACCCTCACCGGAGCGTGGGGCCTGACGCCCGCCGGAACCCGCGTGCTGGGCGGCGCGATCTTGTTTCCCAAGCCAGAGAGCCTTAAGTCAGATTCAGCCGAAACCTCAGCCCCCATTGCCAAAAAAGAGAAACAGACCATGACCCAGACTCAGGACAAGCAGACTGAAGACAAGCCCGCCGCACCCGCACAGACGGTGCCCACCCACGCCGCCTCCAGCGACACGCCCGCCGCACAGGAAGCCCTGATTTCTATAGACGACTTTGCCCGCATAGACCTGCGCGTGGCCGAGGTTCTGGCCGCCGAAGCCGTTGCCAAAGCCGACAAGTTGCTGAAACTGACCGTCAAAATGGGCGATGAAGTCCGCACGGTGGTCAGCGGCATTCGCAAGTGGTACGCCCCAGAAGACCTGGTAGGGCGCAAGGTGATTCTGGTGGCGAACCTGAAGCCCGCCAAGCTGCGCGGTATCGAGTCTCAGGGCATGATTCTGGCCGCCGAAGACGCCGAAGGCAACCTGGATCTGGTGGGCCTGACGCTGGATTTGCCGAGTGGAACCAAAGTTAGGTAA